The Arachis ipaensis cultivar K30076 chromosome B03, Araip1.1, whole genome shotgun sequence region NNNNNNNNNNNNNNNNNNNNNNNNNNNNNNNNNNNNNNNNNNNNNNNNNNNNNNNNNNNNNNNNNNNNNNNNNNNNNNNNNNNNNNNNNNNNNNNNNNNNNNNNNNNNNNNNNNNNNNNNNNNNNNNNNNNNNNNNNNNNNNNNNNNNNNNNNNNNNNNNNNNNNNNNNNNNNNNNNNNNNNNNNNNNNNNNNNNNNNNNNNNNNNNNNNNNNNNNNNNNNNNNNNNNNNNNNNNNNNNNNNNNNNNNNNNNNNNNNNNNNNNNNNNNNNNNNNNNNNNNNNNNNNNNNNNNNNNNNNNNNNNNNNNNNNNNNNNNNNNNNNNNNNNNNNNNNNNNNNNNNNNNNNNNNNNNNNNNNNNNNNNNNNNNNNNNNNNNNNNNNNNNNNNNNNNNNNNNNNNNNNNNNNNNNNNNNNNNNNNNNNNNNNNNNNNNNNNNNNNNNNNNNNNNNNNNNNNNNNNNNNNNNNNNNNNNNNNNNNNNNNNNNNNNNNNNNNNNNNNNNNNNNNNNNNNNNNNNNNNNNNNNNNNNNNNNNNNNNNNNNNNNNNNNNNNNNNNNNNNNNNNNNNNNNNNNNNNNNNNNNNNNNNNNNNNNNNNNNNNNNNNNNNNNNNNNNNNNNNNNNNNNNNNNNNNNNNNNNNNNNNNNNNNNNNNNNNNNNNNNNNNNNNNNNNNNNNNNNNNNNNNNNNNNNNNNNNNNNNNNNNNNNNNNNNNNNNNNNNNNNNNNNNNNNNNNNNNNNNNNNNNNNNNNNNNNNNNNNNNNNNNNNNNNNNNNNNNNNNNNNNNNNNNNNNNNNNNNNNNNNNNNNNNNNNNNNNNNNNNNNNNNNNNNNNNNNNNNNNNNNNNNNNNNNNNNNNNNNNNNNNNNNNNNNNNNNNNNNNNNNNNNNNNNNNNNNNNNNNNNNNNNNNNNNNNNNNNNNNNNNNNNNNNNNNNNNNNNNNNNNNNNNNNNNNNNNNNNNNNNNNNNNNNNNNNNNNNNNNNNNNNNNNNNNNNNNNNNNNNNNNNNNNNNNNNNNNNNNNNNNNNNNNNNNNNNNNNNNNNNNNNNNNNNNNNNNNNNNNNNNNNNNNNNNNNNNNNNNNNNNNNNNNNNNNNNNNNNNNNNNNNNNNNNNNNNNNNNNNNNNNNNNNNNNNNNNNNNNNNNNNNNNNNNNNNNNNNNNNNNNNNNNNNNNNNNNNNNNNNNNNNNNNNNNNNNNNNNNNNNNNNNNNNNNNNNNNNNNNNNNNNNNNNNNNNNNNNNNNNNNNNNNNNNNNNNNNNNNNNNNNNNNNNNNNNNNNNNNNNNNNNNNNNNNNNNNNNNNNNNNNNNNNNNNNNNNNNNNNNNNNNNNNNNNNNNNNNNNNNNNNNNNNNNNNNNNNNNNNNNNNNNNNNNNNNNNNNNNNNNNNNNNNNNNNNNNNNNNNNNNNNNNNNNNNNNNNNNNNNNNNNNNNNNNNNNNNNNNNNNNNNNNNNNNNNNNNNNNNNNNNNNNNNNNNNNNNNNNNNNNNNNNNNNNNNNNNNNNNNNNNNNNNNNNNNNNNNNNNNNNNNNNNNNNNNNNNNNNNNNNNNNNNNNNNNNNNNNNNNNNNNNNNNNNNNNNNNNNNNNNNNNNNNNNNNNNNNNNNNNNNNNNNNNNNNNNNNNNNNNNNNNNNNNNNNNNNNNNNNNNNNNNNNNNNNNNNNNNNNNNNNNNNNNNNNNNNNNNNNNNNNNNNNNNNNNNNNNNNNNNNNNNNNNNNNNNNNNNNNNNNNNNNNNNNNNNNNNNNNNNNNNNNNNNNNNNNNNNNNNNNNNNNNNNNNNNNNNNNNNNNNNNNNNNNNNNNNNNNNNNNNNNNNNNNNNNNNNNNNNNNNNNNNNNNNNNNNNNNNNNNNNNNNNNNNNNNNNNNNNNNNNNNNNNNNNNNNNNNNNNNNNNNNNNNNNNNNNNNNNNNNNNNNNNNNNNNNNNNNNNNNNNNNNNNNNNNNNNNNNNNNNNNNNNNNNNNNNNNNNNNNNNNNNNNNNNNNNNNNNNNNNNNNNNNNNNNNNNNNNNNNNNNNNNNNNNNNNNNNNNNNNNNNNNNNNNNNNNNNNNNNNNNNNNNNNNNNNNNNNNNNNNNNNNNNNNNNNNNNNNNNNNNNNNNNNNNNNNNNNNNNNNNNNNNNNNNNNNNNNNNNNNNNNNNNNNNNNNNNNNNNNNNNNNNNNNNNNNNNNNNNNNNNNNNNNNNNNNNNNNNNNNNNNNNNNNNNNNNNNNNNNNNNNNNNNNNNNNNNNNNNNNNNNNNNNNNNNNNNNNNNNNNNNNNNNNNNNNNNNNNNNNNNNNNNNNNNNNNNNNNNNNNNNNNNNNNNNNNNNNNNNNNNNNNNNNNNNNNNNNNNNNNNNNNNNNNNNNNNNNNNNNNNNNNNNNNNNNNNNNNNNNNNNNNNNNNNNNNNNNNNNNNNNNNNNNNNNNNNNNNNNNNNNNNNNNNNNNNNNNNNNNNNNNNNNNNNNNNNNNNNNNNNNNNNNNNNNNNNNNNNNNNNNNNNNNNNNNNNNNNNNNNNNNNNNNNNNNNNNNNNNNNNNNNNNNNNNNNNNNNNNNNNNNNNNNNNNNNNNNNNNNNNNNNNNNNNNNNNNNNNNNNNNNNNNNNNNNNNNNNNNNNNNNNNNNNNNNNNNNNNNNNNNNNNNNNNNNNNNNNNNNNNNNNNNNNNNNNNNNNNNNNNNNNNNNNNNNNNNNNNNNNNNNNNNNNNNNNNNNNNNNNNNNNNNNNNNNNNNNNNNNNNNNNNNNNNNNNNNNNNNNNNNNNNNNNNNNNNNNNNNNNNNNNNNNNNNNNNNNNNNNNNNNNNNNNNNNNNNNNNNNNNNNNNNNNNNNNNNNNNNNNNNNNNNNNNNNNNNNNNNNNNNNNNNNNNNNNNNNNNNNNNNNNNNNNNNNNNNNNNNNNNNNNNNNNNNNNNNNNNNNNNNNNNNNNNNNNNNNNNNNNNNNNNNNNNNNNNNNNNNNNNNNNNNNNNNNNNNNNNNNNNNNNNNNNNNNNNNNNNNNNNNNNNNNNNNNNNNNNNNNNNNNNNNNNNNNNNNNNNNNNNNNNNNNNNNNNNNNNNNNNNNNNNNNNNNNNNNNNNNNNNNNNNNNNNNNNNNNNNNNNNNNNNNNNNNNNNNNNNNNNNNNNNNNNNNNNNNNNNNNNNNNNNNNNNNNNNNNNNNNNNNNNNNNNNNNNNNNNNNNNNNNNNNNNNNNNNNNNNNNNNNNNNNNNNNNNNNNNNNNNNNNNNNNNNNNNNNNNNNNNNNNNNNNNNNNNNNNNNNNNNNNNNNNNNNNNNNNNNNNNNNNNNNNNNNNNNNNNNNNNNNNNNNNNNNNNNNNNNNNNNNNNNNNNNNNNNNNNNNNNNNNNNNNNNNNNNNNNNNNNNNNNNNNNNNNNNNNNNNNNNNNNNNNNNNNNNNNNNNNNNNNNNNNNNNNNNNNNNNNNNNNNNNNNNNNNNNNNNNNNNNNNNNNNNNNNNNNNNNNNNNNNNNNNNNNNNNNNNNNNNNNNNNNNNNNNNNNNNNNNNNNNNNNNNNNNNNNNNNNNNNNNNNNNNNNNNNNNNNNNNNNNNNNNNNNNNNNNNNNNNNNNNNNNNNNNNNNNNNNNNNNNNNNNNNNNNNNNNNNNNNNNNNNNNNNNNNNNNNNNNNNNNNNNNNNNNNNNNNNNNNNNNNNaatatatattaaaaataaattaaattatatatatatatatatatatatttatatacaaatacattaataattgattttagtaactgattttgatataaaaataacatttttatattattaaatgtTTGGTTAATTAGCGTTTTACTTGTACATATAAGAAACAGAAATAATTAACGGAATACTAAATTAAGCGCAGACATATTGAAGATTGTTTAAGCTCTTAACAAAAGCATTAGCATGGTTCTCCAATGAGAACACATGCGTTATCTGTGTAATTATTCTTTAATTATATCGCATATTCCCATTTTGATTGATCTGATATAGGAAGGGGAGTTGATATGTTTGCTGCATGTTCCTTTTGCTACAGCACCAACCGCGATAAGGTCAAGCTCCGAGTTTGGTTAATTAGGTAATTGCACCGGAAACACTCTTTAACCCATATCCACTTCGATCTGCCCCAAATCCCAATAGTCGTCCTGTCCATCTAGTGCACCGCCAATCATTTCACTAGTCGTAGACATAAAGCTAACACCAAattaaataacataaacaatAAGGGAAAGCAAGTGGAGATAGCGGAGTTAGTTTAATGAAAGTAAGTTAAGTTTTCAACAAGGTTTACCTAAAAGAGTAATgtcagaaaaaaataatataaaattattttatttaatttaatatttatataNNNACATTGTTCGTTTAATATTATGCATTTATTTCAAcagtaattaataaatataaacaaaaactaaaaaaaacaagTTGCCTCAAATATTTTCGTGCCTATAATAATAGGAGTTGGAATCTTTTAAGATGTCTCTTAAAAAAATTGTACCATttattattctaaataaaaaaaagtttggattttttatatctttttgttcataagaaaataataatatacataTTAAGGAAGCACATGCTATATAAAGACTTGCGTACAATTTGTTTTTTCTCTATTCCCCTTTGTTTGATATAAAAATTGTAATCATATCTTCAAAGCCAAGCTTAGCCTCAATTTCAGCACCTAATATTGATGAAGTATATATAAACAATCACATGTGGAACATTGCCACAAAAAGATGGATAGttgtaatttaattaatatataaccATCAATTTGCTTTACGCATCCCCTTCACATAACACCTATAAATTTCAACTCCATATGAAACAACATATTCATCGAACAATTGAGCCTAAGCAACTAAACAAGTAAGACGAGTAACATGGAATCCACCATGAGGAGACTCATTTCAGCACTCTTCCTCTTGCTCCTAATCACGGTGGGATCCTCTGCCTCTCCAACACATTGGCAAAAGAGGGTTCGAGAGCCTTGCAAGAAGTTGGTCCTTTATTTTCATGACATCATTTACAACGGCCATAATGCTAAGAATGCCACATCAGCCATTGTGGGTGCGCCCTCGTGGGGCAACAAGACTATACTAGCCGGCCAGAACCACTTTGGTGATGTGGTCGTATTTGACGACCCCATCACACTTGACAACAACTTGCACTCGCCTCCTGTGGGACGAGCGCAAGGGTTTTACATTTACGACAAGAAAGAGATTTTCACCTCTTGGTTTGCTTTCTCCTTTGTGTTCAACTCAACACAACATAAGGGTAGCATAAACTTTGCTGGTGCTGACCCTTTGATGAACAAGACCAGGGACATTTCCGTCATTGGTGGCACTGGTGACTTCTTCATGACTAGGGGAGTGGCCACTCTCTCAACCGATGCATTTGAGGGTGAGGTTTACTTCAGGCTAAGGGTTGATATGAACTTGTATGAATGTTGGTAACTAAATGTTGGATACAACAGTATCTCTTCGcattttgtattttattattgttaGTTGTTGTTGGAGTCGTTGTTGTATTACTTTCTCTTTGGTTATTCCTGGATTATTTACTTGGTGATAAGAGTTTTCATTTTTGGGATCAAGCATTGTAACTTTGCGGCACAATAGCACACCAACGTGTTGGTGTCGTCACTTCTTGTTGACTTCATTTGGAACTAAAATAACTGTTTAATTACGatctaattatttttttgtgtTGTCAACTTTTTTAAAGTCACTTTTAATTTTATAGAGTAAATTACTATTTGTACCCACAAAAATTAAAAACGCTGATATATCTATccatagaaaaaagaaattaccatttgtactcataaaaaattatctaaaattcataaattacccttatcttcaccaccacaccacctccttcacccaaTTACCTTTCTAATCCTAACCAtcttcacccagccaccacccctctttctctttctaatctcaaattccACCACCACCCtcttcacccagccaccacccctCTTTCCCTTTCTAACACACTCTCACCATTACTTTCCACTCAGTCTCCACCGCTGCTTCAATGGCTCCTTGCCACACCCTCCTCTCTTTCATTGCCGCTCCTTCATCACCATAACCTTTATCACCTCAATTAAAGCACAGTGCATTGAAAAATAGTGACCTCATAAATTAACTCGGAGAAAAACACCTTTGGAGGAATCACAATCAATCCAGAGAGGGATTTAAAATGGATGACGATGGGTGAGAGTCAAAATTGAACCTTAGTTTCAGCTGAGTGTGAAGCTGTTTAAGGAAAACTGTGAAAAGGATGTCATGGAGAAAGCCGACAAAAATAAGGTGAAAAAGGACACAGATCTAAGGTGTGAAGAGATTAAAGAGAAAGGATCAAATCTGAATAATCAAGCACAGAAGTCTCATgtatttggattcactttttctgggagaaaaaaaatggcgaaagagacagaaagagagggagagagcttGTCGCGGTTTTGGTTCGCAAAGGAGACCACGGTGGTGGCGGCTAGCGCGGTGACCCGTCGGGGGCACTGGTTCGGTGATGAAGAGAAGGTAGCCACGGTAGGTGAGGGTGGTGGTGGTGAAGAGAGGAGGGGGCTGCTGGGGGCGGCGAAGCAGGGGATGGTGCGAAGTTCCTCTGGTCGGCAAGGGCGAGACAAGGAAGGAGAGAAGGAGGGGTGATCGCTGACGCTGATGTTGGAGGCTGCAAGAACGGAAACAGAGGCTGCGACATTTGTCACGGAGGAGGAGAGGTGGCTCGCGGTTGAAAAAATTGCTGCTAGGATTGTTTGAAAATCAATTGATTATTGGTGAGAGAGAGGATAgggttagtggtggtggtggtggctgagAAGGGTGAACGATGATGAGGAGGGTGAGACGGTGGTTTGTGGTTGATGCTGGGATTGGGTGGCTGAgaacattgagagagagagaagagggagaaagGAGATGATAGTGTGGAGAGAAGGGTAATTTAggaattttagataattttttagggtttggataattttgcctgtaaaaataattttttatgagtacaaatggtaatttcttttttttatgagtagatatgtcagcgttttcaactttcgtgggtacaaatggtagtttactcttttCATTATCATATTTCTTTCGTCTTCCCCCTTCTCTGATATCCCAATATCTATTTTTAATTCTCGATGATCAGGCTAAATCTTAAACACTAAATTTNNNNNNNNNNNNNNNNCatatttgttaaaaatttaaactaatatttTCTTTGCCAAGTATACTCATCTCTTTGACTCTCTCCTCTTTTGATAAAAATAGCATTGGTATAAAATATACATAGATTAATTGGGTAGCGTTTGTTTTTGAAGACAGGACACACAACGAATGTTTAAAAAGTGTTTGAAAGAAAAGACATAAACACTGAACACATTGtctccaaaataattttttatatttttgtgccCACCTTGTATaaaggacaatgatggacacggaATCCGAGAAAATAGACACGGACTTTTTTatgacattttttttctttttgtctaaagatattttttattattctactattatcccttcttatttttcctaatttgagcttctttttattttaccttcttaTCTATgtgttcttctttttttctcttttttgtcaGGTACTCTCTTTTTTTTGTAGAATTTTTTACTTAGCTGAataattctttctttcttttttatgttATCGTTATTACTTCAATACCATTTTTACCTTGTTGGATCATAGACTAATTCTTCTTATAATCTCCTATACTTTTACGTACTCTCATTCTATATTAAATTAGTTTGTACTTGATGCGAAAAATTTGGAATTACATGGTTATTTTAGTccttttatataatattttagttttatccATGTGTATCCAAATATAATACTGGACATTACATTAGTATCTTGTACACTATATCTAAACATaatacacaaaaaataatttttagtgtttCTATTCTATTATTTCTGTTTAAGTGTCCTTATGTCTCCAAAAATAAATACAAATGTCCTGAGATTGATATAACATATGTCCAAAACCACCAAAATAGATATTGAAAATTATGTTCAACTTATTACCAAATCATGACCAAAATGTCAATATAGGCACCCATAAAAATTCTATAAATAAATCCGCTGTGAAACTCCATCATAAAACACAATTCATAAAAAACATTAAAAGCATAACCAAAAGCTACGCTACATAAGGTTGTGTGTGTGTAAAACTCCATCataaaacacaaacaaaaaaacATTAAAAGCATAACCAAAAGCTGCATAAGGTCGTGCAAAtaatatatatgtgtgtattaTTGTGATATATGATATATTGAGAGTgttactattttaattttataatcgcaatttttttatttattaatttcacaACACATTATTNNNNNNNNNNNNNNNNNNNNNNNNNNNNNNNNNNNNNNNNNNNNNNNNNNNNNNNNNNNNNNNNNNNNNNNNNNNNNNNNNNNNNNNNNNNNNNNNNNNNNNNNNNNNNNNNNNNNNNNNNNNNNNNNNNNNNNNNNNNNNNNNNNNNNNNNNNNNNNNNNNNNNNNNNNNNNNNNNNNNNNNNNNNNNNNNNNNNNNNNNNNNNNNNNNNNNNNNNNNNNNNNNNNNNNNNNNGTGGATGCTGAAATTCATTTTAATTCAATGAGTCTCAATGATGTCATtaagacaaataataatacatcaataaaaaaattatgaaagagTCTAGAAAAAAGCTATTATCACAAAAAATTCGTGATTCTTCTAAATGCCAAATATGAATGGTCACACTTGTGGTTACATGATTAAATACATCGTTGAATATAATTTTACAATGTCCAAAATAACTTCACAATTAAAATTGTGTGggaaaatattattgataaagatatgttggagaaaataaTTTCgacctttaatttcatgcttcgAATATGCTCCTGTAGTAGCAATATCGAGagaagaaatttaaaaaatattttgatgtaATTGTATGCCTACTTGTGGTAGAACAGAATAATGAATTGCTCGTAAAAAAATCATAAAGCTTGGCCATTTAGCTCTGCTTCATTCTAGAAGTATATGTGATCGTTTGTAATCCCAAAAATGAtaaaggttttgattttggtaATAAATATGAGAAGAAGAAAAGTTTCT contains the following coding sequences:
- the LOC107630738 gene encoding disease resistance response protein 206, producing MESTMRRLISALFLLLLITVGSSASPTHWQKRVREPCKKLVLYFHDIIYNGHNAKNATSAIVGAPSWGNKTILAGQNHFGDVVVFDDPITLDNNLHSPPVGRAQGFYIYDKKEIFTSWFAFSFVFNSTQHKGSINFAGADPLMNKTRDISVIGGTGDFFMTRGVATLSTDAFEGEVYFRLRVDMNLYECW